From Drosophila suzukii chromosome 2R, CBGP_Dsuzu_IsoJpt1.0, whole genome shotgun sequence, a single genomic window includes:
- the Nplp1 gene encoding neuropeptide-like 1 isoform X1, translated as MQAVHKSAHNSRRLMLLLSMLLNAAIQPRSIVVSATDDVANVSPCEMESLINQLMNPEYQLHASALRNQLKNLLRERQLAVGEEQPLGEYSDYMEEDKRSVAALAAQGLLNAPKRSLATLAKNGQLPTAEPGEDYADADSGEPSEQKRYIGSLARAGGLMTYGKRNVGTLARDFQLPIPNGKRNLATMARLQSAPSTHREQPKRNVAAVARYNSQQSHNQRAGAEKRNLGALKSSPVHGVQQKREDEEMLLPAAAPDYADPMQSYWWYPSYAGYADLDWNDYRRAEKRFLDTSKDPELFGIEHSNDATAVADEADEEPDTEQLPSPQKRHIGAVYRSGFLPSYRYLRSPGGGGGYGGAGGRFSRSGRDARQFVGYYPQHERLRQPTAAVCKQCFIPNQPMINWSGAGIRGRLSKYYVDPEAAPARMPSLSTNSLPSGRPPRPLLRSGAPVYPPFHTWGTPPRITALHRREFRRNLDNYEY; from the exons ATGCAGGCGGTGCACAAATCTGCACACAACAGCAGGCGGCTGATGCTGTTGCTCTCCATGCTGCTCAATGCC GCCATCCAGCCACGCTCCATTGTAGTGAGCGCTACGGATGATGTTGCCAATGTGTCGCCCTGCGAAATGGAGTCCCTTATAAATCAACTGATGAACCCAGAGTACCAGCTACAC GCCTCCGCCTTGCGCAATCAACTGAAGAACCTACTCCGAGAACGACAGCTGGCCGTGGGTGAGGAGCAACCTTTGGGTGAGTACTCAGACTACATGGAGGAGGACAAGCGCTCGGTGGCTGCTCTGGCCGCCCAAGGCCTCCTGAACGCCCCGAAGAGGAGTCTGGCCACCCTCGCCAAGAACGGACAGCTGCCCACGGCGGAGCCTGGCGAGGATTACGCCGACGCAGATTCCGGCGAGCCGAGCGAACAGAAGCGCTACATTGGCTCCCTGGCCAGGGCCGGCGGATTGATGACCTATGGCAAGCGCAACGTGGGCACCCTGGCCCGCGACTTCCAGCTCCCCATCCCCAACGGCAAGCGAAACCTGGCCACAATGGCCCGCCTGCAGAGTGCTCCCTCCACCCACCGGGAGCAGCCGAAGCGGAATGTAGCCGCCGTGGCCCGCTACAACTCGCAGCAGAGCCACAACCAACGCGCCGGAGCCGAGAAACGCAACCTGGGAGCCCTGAAGTCTTCGCCGGTCCATGGAGTGCAGCAGAAGCGCGAGGACGAGGAGATGCTCCTGCCCGCCGCCGCCCCCGATTACGCCGATCCCATGCAGAGCTACTGGTGGTACCCCAGCTACGCCGGCTATGCTGACCTGGATTGGAACGACTACCGCCGGGCAGAGAAGAGATTCCTAG ACACCTCCAAGGATCCCGAGTTGTTCGGCATCGAGCATAGCAACGATGCCACTGCGGTCGCAGACGAGGCGGATGAGGAGCCGGATACGGAGCAGTTGCCATCGCCGCAGAAGCGCCACATTGGTGCCGTGTACCGCTCCGGATTCCTGCCCAGCTACCGCTACCTGCGAAGCCCAGGGGGCGGTGGTGGCTACGGCGGGGCCGGGGGGCGTTTCAGTCGCTCGGGACGTGACGCCAGGCAATTT GTCGGGTACTACCCCCAACACGAGCGACTGCGTCAACCCACCGCAGCCGTTTGTAAGCAGTGTTTCATCCCCAACCAACCGATGATCAATTGGAGTGGTGCTGGCATACGCGGTCGTCTCTCTAAGTACTACGTGGATCCGGAGGCCGCTCCAGCGCGCATGCCCAGCCTCTCCACCAACTCGCTGCCCTCGGGACGCCCTCCGCGTCCGCTCCTGCGCTCTGGGGCTCCAGTCTATCCGCCCTTCCACACTTGGGGCACTCCGCCGCGTATCACAGCACTGCATCGACGAGAATTCCGACGCAACTTGGACAATTACGAATACTAA
- the Nplp1 gene encoding neuropeptide-like 1 isoform X3, producing the protein MQAVHKSAHNSRRLMLLLSMLLNAAIQPRSIVVSATDDVANVSPCEMESLINQLMNPEYQLHASALRNQLKNLLRERQLAVGEEQPLGEYSDYMEEDKRSVAALAAQGLLNAPKRSLATLAKNGQLPTAEPGEDYADADSGEPSEQKRYIGSLARAGGLMTYGKRNVGTLARDFQLPIPNGKRNLATMARLQSAPSTHREQPKRNVAAVARYNSQQSHNQRAGAEKRNLGALKSSPVHGVQQKREDEEMLLPAAAPDYADPMQSYWWYPSYAGYADLDWNDYRRAEKRFLDTSKDPELFGIEHSNDATAVADEADEEPDTEQLPSPQKRHIGAVYRSGFLPSYRYLRSPGGGGGYGGAGGRFSRSGRDARQFV; encoded by the exons ATGCAGGCGGTGCACAAATCTGCACACAACAGCAGGCGGCTGATGCTGTTGCTCTCCATGCTGCTCAATGCC GCCATCCAGCCACGCTCCATTGTAGTGAGCGCTACGGATGATGTTGCCAATGTGTCGCCCTGCGAAATGGAGTCCCTTATAAATCAACTGATGAACCCAGAGTACCAGCTACAC GCCTCCGCCTTGCGCAATCAACTGAAGAACCTACTCCGAGAACGACAGCTGGCCGTGGGTGAGGAGCAACCTTTGGGTGAGTACTCAGACTACATGGAGGAGGACAAGCGCTCGGTGGCTGCTCTGGCCGCCCAAGGCCTCCTGAACGCCCCGAAGAGGAGTCTGGCCACCCTCGCCAAGAACGGACAGCTGCCCACGGCGGAGCCTGGCGAGGATTACGCCGACGCAGATTCCGGCGAGCCGAGCGAACAGAAGCGCTACATTGGCTCCCTGGCCAGGGCCGGCGGATTGATGACCTATGGCAAGCGCAACGTGGGCACCCTGGCCCGCGACTTCCAGCTCCCCATCCCCAACGGCAAGCGAAACCTGGCCACAATGGCCCGCCTGCAGAGTGCTCCCTCCACCCACCGGGAGCAGCCGAAGCGGAATGTAGCCGCCGTGGCCCGCTACAACTCGCAGCAGAGCCACAACCAACGCGCCGGAGCCGAGAAACGCAACCTGGGAGCCCTGAAGTCTTCGCCGGTCCATGGAGTGCAGCAGAAGCGCGAGGACGAGGAGATGCTCCTGCCCGCCGCCGCCCCCGATTACGCCGATCCCATGCAGAGCTACTGGTGGTACCCCAGCTACGCCGGCTATGCTGACCTGGATTGGAACGACTACCGCCGGGCAGAGAAGAGATTCCTAG ACACCTCCAAGGATCCCGAGTTGTTCGGCATCGAGCATAGCAACGATGCCACTGCGGTCGCAGACGAGGCGGATGAGGAGCCGGATACGGAGCAGTTGCCATCGCCGCAGAAGCGCCACATTGGTGCCGTGTACCGCTCCGGATTCCTGCCCAGCTACCGCTACCTGCGAAGCCCAGGGGGCGGTGGTGGCTACGGCGGGGCCGGGGGGCGTTTCAGTCGCTCGGGACGTGACGCCAGGCAATTTGTATGA
- the uzip gene encoding protein unzipped: MTKVRVQTQRSTISRMASSSSSISLGCLLALIALLAQARAAEHSVFTHKNASSVLGQLVTSSTLVWESYDPKDAAQLQYAVEGGKYVTEDEHYPIYVCRVPIDGIQVSGHTEKILQRHVCLAAHYKHGKYDNFDVLMNKGHLGKVGWRHWRKFDAGVPVGAIRIGDDSYIGRHRAPGQPNNEGIATHWGADFNLGHLDPVGLGKIRVIESQREKYYDDGEVLVETEPFRYELRDIKLDRLRTETQENLTELVTRKLENLEDKYSTVETILSYSFDYNQYWGSHEGVARGLPTKIFEKDVSVPAEIYWALKHTERKSENKAVHTKLWPGTAINVTLRGVYVTLEAPYSGKLFAFYYGSDESVSRKISAEVRKSYLKEVKLEFSPVYFIENGTIVPTTTTTTTTSTSTTTHATTTSTNEPTPINEPPLVHMKDQGVQHSGPDTLEKTLHDSPSSNEVNSHEAPENMSSNPGKDVALAGFGGNAAGSISTAGSAFLTLLLTVFMSL, from the exons ATGACAAAAGTCAGAGTCCAAACACAACGAAGTACAATCAGCAGGATGGCCTCAAGCAGTAGTTCAATCAGCCTTGGATGCCTCCTGGCTCTAATTGCATTGCTCGCTCAAGCCAGGGCTGCAGAGCACTCAGTGTTCACCCACAAGAACGCATCCTCGGTTTTGGGACAACTGGTCACCTCGAGCACCCTAGTTTGGGAGAGCTATGACCCCAAGGATGCAGCGCAGCTGCAGTACGCCGTGGAGGGCGGAAAGTATGTTACTGAGGATGAGCATTACCCAATTTACGTGTGCCGTGTGCCCATCGACGGCATCCAGGTGTCCGGCCACACCGAGAAGATCCTGCAAAGGCACGTCTGCCTGGCGGCTCACTACAAGCACGGCAAGTACGACAACTTTGATGTCCTGATGAACAAGGGTCACCTAGGAAAGGTTGGCTGGCGCCACTGGCGTAAGTTCGATGCTGGAGTCCCGGTCGGAGCCATTCGCATTGGAGACGACTCCTACATTGGACGCCACCGCGCCCCAGGGCAGCCCAATAATGAGGGCATTGCCACCCACTGGGGAGCAGACTTCAACCTTGGCCACCTGGATCCAGTGGGCCTTGGAAAGATTCGCGTCATCGAGTCCCAACGTGAGAAGTACTATGACGATGGTGAGGTTTTGGTCGAGACAGAGCCTTTCCGCTACGAGCTTAGGGACATAAAATTGGATCGCTTGCGCACTGAGACTCAGGAGAACTTGACTGAGTTGG TCACTAGGAAGCTGGAAAATCTAGAAGACAAATACAGCACTGTGGAGACCATTCTTAGCTATAGCTTCGACTATAATCAGTATTGGGGATCCCACGAGGGTGTGGCCCGTGGCTTGCCTACCAAAATATTTGAGAAAGATGTGTCCGTCCCGGCTGAAATCTACTGGGCCCTTAAGCACACCGAGAGGAAATCGGAAAACAAGGCGGTCCACACGAAACTTTGGCCCGGCACGGCTATCAATGTTACGCTACGTGGAGTCTATGTGACTCTAGAGGCTCCGTATAGTGGCAAGCTCTTTGCCTTCTACTACGGCAGCGATGAGAGCGTTTCCCGGAAGATCAGCGCGGAG GTGCGCAAGAGCTACTTGAAGGAGGTAAAGCTGGAGTTCAGCCCCGTCTACTTTATCGAGAACGGAACTATCGTACCCacaacgacaacaacaacgactACATCTACATCGACCACGACACATGCCACCACAACCAGCACGAATGAGCCCACGCCCATCAACGAGCCGCCGCTGGTCCATATGAAGGACCAGGGAGTGCAGCACTCGGGTCCCGATACGCTGGAGAAGACCTTGCACGACTCGCCGTCCAGCAACGAAGTGAACTCGCACGAGGCCCCCGAGAACATGTCCTCCAATCCTGGCAAGGACGTGGCGCTGGCAGGGTTCGGAGGCAACGCAGCGGGGTCGATATCAACAGCAGGGTCGGCTTTCTTGACGCTACTTCTGACGGTCTTCATGAGTCTGTAG
- the Nplp1 gene encoding neuropeptide-like 1 isoform X4, with protein MQAVHKSAHNSRRLMLLLSMLLNAAIQPRSIVVSATDDVANVSPCEMESLINQLMNPEYQLHASALRNQLKNLLRERQLAVGEEQPLGEYSDYMEEDKRSVAALAAQGLLNAPKRSLATLAKNGQLPTAEPGEDYADADSGEPSEQKRYIGSLARAGGLMTYGKRNVGTLARDFQLPIPNGKRNLATMARLQSAPSTHREQPKRNVAAVARYNSQQSHNQRAGAEKRNLGALKSSPVHGVQQKREDEEMLLPAAAPDYADPMQSYWWYPSYAGYADLDWNDYRRAEKRFLGRVLPPTRATASTHRSRL; from the exons ATGCAGGCGGTGCACAAATCTGCACACAACAGCAGGCGGCTGATGCTGTTGCTCTCCATGCTGCTCAATGCC GCCATCCAGCCACGCTCCATTGTAGTGAGCGCTACGGATGATGTTGCCAATGTGTCGCCCTGCGAAATGGAGTCCCTTATAAATCAACTGATGAACCCAGAGTACCAGCTACAC GCCTCCGCCTTGCGCAATCAACTGAAGAACCTACTCCGAGAACGACAGCTGGCCGTGGGTGAGGAGCAACCTTTGGGTGAGTACTCAGACTACATGGAGGAGGACAAGCGCTCGGTGGCTGCTCTGGCCGCCCAAGGCCTCCTGAACGCCCCGAAGAGGAGTCTGGCCACCCTCGCCAAGAACGGACAGCTGCCCACGGCGGAGCCTGGCGAGGATTACGCCGACGCAGATTCCGGCGAGCCGAGCGAACAGAAGCGCTACATTGGCTCCCTGGCCAGGGCCGGCGGATTGATGACCTATGGCAAGCGCAACGTGGGCACCCTGGCCCGCGACTTCCAGCTCCCCATCCCCAACGGCAAGCGAAACCTGGCCACAATGGCCCGCCTGCAGAGTGCTCCCTCCACCCACCGGGAGCAGCCGAAGCGGAATGTAGCCGCCGTGGCCCGCTACAACTCGCAGCAGAGCCACAACCAACGCGCCGGAGCCGAGAAACGCAACCTGGGAGCCCTGAAGTCTTCGCCGGTCCATGGAGTGCAGCAGAAGCGCGAGGACGAGGAGATGCTCCTGCCCGCCGCCGCCCCCGATTACGCCGATCCCATGCAGAGCTACTGGTGGTACCCCAGCTACGCCGGCTATGCTGACCTGGATTGGAACGACTACCGCCGGGCAGAGAAGAGATTCCTAG GTCGGGTACTACCCCCAACACGAGCGACTGCGTCAACCCACCGCAGCCGTTTGTAA
- the Nplp1 gene encoding neuropeptide-like 1 isoform X2: MQAVHKSAHNSRRLMLLLSMLLNAAIQPRSIVVSATDDVANVSPCEMESLINQLMNPEYQLHASALRNQLKNLLRERQLAVGEEQPLGEYSDYMEEDKRSVAALAAQGLLNAPKRSLATLAKNGQLPTAEPGEDYADADSGEPSEQKRYIGSLARAGGLMTYGKRNVGTLARDFQLPIPNGKRNLATMARLQSAPSTHREQPKRNVAAVARYNSQQSHNQRAGAEKRNLGALKSSPVHGVQQKREDEEMLLPAAAPDYADPMQSYWWYPSYAGYADLDWNDYRRAEKRFLDTSKDPELFGIEHSNDATAVADEADEEPDTEQLPSPQKRHIGAVYRSGFLPSYRYLRSPGGGGGYGGAGGRFSRSGRDARQFTS, translated from the exons ATGCAGGCGGTGCACAAATCTGCACACAACAGCAGGCGGCTGATGCTGTTGCTCTCCATGCTGCTCAATGCC GCCATCCAGCCACGCTCCATTGTAGTGAGCGCTACGGATGATGTTGCCAATGTGTCGCCCTGCGAAATGGAGTCCCTTATAAATCAACTGATGAACCCAGAGTACCAGCTACAC GCCTCCGCCTTGCGCAATCAACTGAAGAACCTACTCCGAGAACGACAGCTGGCCGTGGGTGAGGAGCAACCTTTGGGTGAGTACTCAGACTACATGGAGGAGGACAAGCGCTCGGTGGCTGCTCTGGCCGCCCAAGGCCTCCTGAACGCCCCGAAGAGGAGTCTGGCCACCCTCGCCAAGAACGGACAGCTGCCCACGGCGGAGCCTGGCGAGGATTACGCCGACGCAGATTCCGGCGAGCCGAGCGAACAGAAGCGCTACATTGGCTCCCTGGCCAGGGCCGGCGGATTGATGACCTATGGCAAGCGCAACGTGGGCACCCTGGCCCGCGACTTCCAGCTCCCCATCCCCAACGGCAAGCGAAACCTGGCCACAATGGCCCGCCTGCAGAGTGCTCCCTCCACCCACCGGGAGCAGCCGAAGCGGAATGTAGCCGCCGTGGCCCGCTACAACTCGCAGCAGAGCCACAACCAACGCGCCGGAGCCGAGAAACGCAACCTGGGAGCCCTGAAGTCTTCGCCGGTCCATGGAGTGCAGCAGAAGCGCGAGGACGAGGAGATGCTCCTGCCCGCCGCCGCCCCCGATTACGCCGATCCCATGCAGAGCTACTGGTGGTACCCCAGCTACGCCGGCTATGCTGACCTGGATTGGAACGACTACCGCCGGGCAGAGAAGAGATTCCTAG ACACCTCCAAGGATCCCGAGTTGTTCGGCATCGAGCATAGCAACGATGCCACTGCGGTCGCAGACGAGGCGGATGAGGAGCCGGATACGGAGCAGTTGCCATCGCCGCAGAAGCGCCACATTGGTGCCGTGTACCGCTCCGGATTCCTGCCCAGCTACCGCTACCTGCGAAGCCCAGGGGGCGGTGGTGGCTACGGCGGGGCCGGGGGGCGTTTCAGTCGCTCGGGACGTGACGCCAGGCAATTT ACCTCTTGA